A single region of the Rathayibacter rathayi genome encodes:
- a CDS encoding FKBP-type peptidyl-prolyl cis-trans isomerase, producing the protein MRRTLAILAVLGVTLSLAACTPGAPTASPTPLGCASEGEATAAVQTSGDFGTKPVTVFPSPISVDATERSVAIEGTGAEVAEGDTVLVDYTLYNGSSGAEFSASSYASGGRAAFEVDTDQYLAGLVKAVNCASVGSRVIAVVPPADAFGDAGQSEFGIAATDSIVMVIDVEQIVSTAADGEPQPPVDGLPTVALAEDGAPTVTIPSTDPPADLQLAVLKKGSGASVSDGDQLIVQYQGVVWGTGQVFDQSWGKPAPAAFSTGGVIEGFKEAVVGQTVGSQVLVTIPPAKGYGDQGNQNAGISGTDTLVFVIDILAIS; encoded by the coding sequence GTGCGCAGAACCCTCGCGATCCTCGCCGTCCTCGGCGTCACCCTGAGCCTCGCGGCCTGCACCCCCGGCGCACCGACCGCCTCCCCGACTCCGCTGGGTTGCGCGAGCGAGGGAGAGGCGACCGCAGCGGTGCAGACCAGTGGCGACTTCGGCACCAAGCCCGTCACCGTCTTCCCGAGCCCGATCAGTGTGGACGCCACCGAGCGCTCCGTCGCGATCGAGGGCACCGGCGCCGAGGTCGCCGAGGGCGACACCGTTCTCGTCGACTACACGCTCTACAACGGCAGCAGCGGCGCCGAGTTCTCGGCCAGCAGCTACGCCTCGGGCGGCCGGGCCGCCTTTGAGGTCGACACCGACCAGTACCTCGCCGGGCTGGTGAAGGCCGTGAACTGCGCGAGCGTCGGCTCGCGCGTCATCGCTGTCGTGCCCCCGGCCGATGCGTTCGGCGACGCCGGGCAGAGCGAGTTCGGCATCGCGGCGACCGACTCGATCGTGATGGTCATCGACGTCGAGCAGATCGTGTCGACCGCCGCCGACGGCGAGCCGCAGCCCCCGGTCGACGGTCTGCCCACGGTGGCGCTCGCCGAGGACGGTGCGCCGACCGTCACCATCCCCTCGACCGACCCACCCGCCGACCTGCAGCTCGCCGTGCTCAAGAAGGGGAGCGGAGCGAGCGTGTCCGACGGCGACCAGCTGATCGTGCAGTACCAGGGTGTCGTCTGGGGCACCGGCCAGGTGTTCGACCAGAGCTGGGGCAAGCCGGCTCCTGCCGCCTTCAGCACGGGTGGAGTGATTGAGGGCTTCAAGGAGGCGGTGGTCGGTCAGACCGTCGGCTCGCAGGTGCTCGTCACCATCCCGCCGGCGAAGGGATACGGCGACCAGGGCAACCAGAACGCGGGGATCAGCGGGACCGACACCCTCGTCTTCGTCATCGACATCCTCGCCATCAGCTGA
- the gabT gene encoding 4-aminobutyrate--2-oxoglutarate transaminase yields MREFSVPQSRELVTELPGPRSVALQERRVASVSRGAGTLANIYMDHASGAVLVDVDGNRLIDLGCGIGVTTIGHAHPAVAAAAAAQAEKLTHTLFTVTPYENYVRVAEKLAEITPGDVEKRSILVNSGAEAVENAVKIARKFTGRRAIATLDHAFHGRTNLTMAMTYRPWPERAGMGPFPGEIYSLPTSYPFRDPEGMTGEEAAERTIDSITTHVGAQELAALFVEPIQGDGGIIIPAPGYFRRLSEFCTENGIVFVADEIQAGIARTGTWYSIEHHGVVPDLITTAKGIAGGFPLAAVTGRAEIMDAVQPGGIGGTFGGNPVSTAAALATFEAIESEGLLEEAQRVERLLQARIGDWAQRFAVIGDVRGKGAMWGVELVHPGTKKQYPEALTAILRHATANGVIVLDAGSWDSVLRILPSVVISEELIDDAATVIEEALAQFG; encoded by the coding sequence ATGCGTGAATTCTCGGTCCCCCAGTCCCGAGAGCTCGTGACCGAGCTCCCCGGCCCGCGCTCCGTTGCCCTCCAGGAGCGCCGCGTCGCCAGCGTCTCCCGCGGCGCTGGGACGCTCGCGAACATCTACATGGATCACGCATCGGGCGCCGTCCTGGTCGACGTCGACGGCAACCGCCTGATCGACCTCGGCTGCGGCATCGGAGTCACGACCATCGGCCACGCGCACCCCGCGGTCGCCGCCGCCGCGGCCGCGCAGGCCGAGAAGCTGACGCACACGCTGTTCACCGTCACTCCGTACGAGAACTACGTGCGCGTCGCCGAGAAGCTCGCCGAGATCACTCCTGGTGACGTCGAGAAGCGCTCGATCCTGGTCAACTCCGGAGCCGAAGCGGTCGAGAATGCCGTCAAGATCGCCCGCAAGTTCACCGGCCGGCGCGCGATCGCGACGCTCGACCACGCCTTCCACGGTCGCACCAACCTCACGATGGCGATGACCTACCGCCCCTGGCCGGAGCGCGCCGGCATGGGCCCCTTCCCTGGCGAGATCTACAGCCTCCCGACCAGCTACCCGTTCCGCGACCCCGAGGGCATGACGGGCGAGGAGGCGGCCGAGCGCACCATCGACTCCATCACCACTCACGTCGGCGCGCAGGAGCTCGCGGCGCTGTTCGTCGAACCGATTCAGGGCGACGGCGGCATCATCATCCCGGCGCCGGGCTACTTCCGGCGCCTGTCCGAGTTCTGCACCGAGAACGGCATCGTCTTCGTCGCCGACGAGATCCAGGCAGGCATTGCCCGCACGGGCACCTGGTACTCGATCGAGCACCACGGAGTAGTCCCCGACCTGATCACGACAGCCAAGGGCATTGCTGGCGGCTTCCCGCTCGCCGCAGTCACCGGCCGCGCCGAGATCATGGACGCCGTGCAGCCCGGCGGTATCGGCGGCACCTTCGGCGGCAACCCGGTCTCGACCGCGGCGGCGCTCGCGACCTTCGAGGCTATCGAGTCCGAGGGCCTGCTCGAGGAGGCGCAGCGCGTCGAGCGCCTGCTCCAGGCGAGGATCGGCGACTGGGCGCAGCGCTTCGCGGTCATCGGCGACGTGCGCGGCAAGGGCGCCATGTGGGGCGTCGAACTCGTGCACCCGGGGACGAAGAAGCAGTACCCGGAGGCGCTCACCGCGATCCTGAGGCACGCCACCGCGAACGGCGTGATCGTGCTCGACGCGGGCAGCTGGGACAGCGTCCTGCGGATCCTGCCGAGCGTCGTGATCAGCGAGGAGCTCATCGACGACGCGGCGACCGTGATCGAGGAGGCGCTCGCCCAGTTCGGCTGA
- a CDS encoding lysophospholipid acyltransferase family protein, translated as MRIDDDHERPTPPGIGLSARLARLSIGGVGRLLYRPIVQGRENVPAEGRVILASNHLSFIDSPVLTLLAPRPVQFLAKADYFMGTGVRGALSRAFFTTVGAVAVERGAGQAAQEALDLGRAILERDEAFAVYPEGTRSRDGRLYKGRTGVAWLALTTGAPVVPVGLIGTQELQPVGTRMPRLHRITVRFGAPLDLSPHGSADSGRARRHATDEVMTAIHALSEQELAGAYNESPPTTTAERIRRALPHERR; from the coding sequence ATGCGGATCGACGACGACCACGAGAGGCCGACTCCCCCGGGGATCGGCCTCTCCGCGCGCCTGGCGCGCCTGTCCATCGGCGGCGTCGGCCGACTCCTCTACCGGCCGATCGTGCAGGGCCGCGAGAACGTGCCAGCCGAGGGCCGCGTGATCCTCGCCAGCAACCACCTCTCCTTCATCGACTCCCCCGTCCTGACCCTGCTCGCCCCGCGGCCGGTGCAGTTCCTCGCCAAGGCGGACTACTTCATGGGCACCGGTGTGCGCGGCGCCCTCTCGCGGGCCTTTTTCACCACCGTCGGCGCCGTCGCGGTCGAACGCGGCGCGGGCCAGGCGGCTCAGGAGGCGCTCGATCTCGGCCGGGCGATCCTGGAGCGCGATGAGGCCTTCGCCGTCTACCCGGAGGGCACTCGCTCCCGCGACGGGCGCCTCTACAAGGGCCGCACCGGAGTGGCGTGGCTCGCTCTCACGACGGGTGCCCCCGTCGTCCCGGTCGGCCTCATCGGCACGCAGGAGCTGCAACCGGTCGGTACGCGGATGCCCCGCCTGCACCGCATCACGGTCCGCTTCGGCGCACCGCTGGACCTCTCTCCCCACGGCTCGGCCGACTCCGGCCGGGCGCGCCGCCACGCCACCGACGAGGTGATGACCGCCATCCACGCACTCTCCGAGCAGGAGCTCGCGGGCGCGTACAACGAGTCACCGCCGACGACCACGGCCGAGCGCATCCGCCGAGCGCTCCCGCACGAGCGCCGCTGA